One segment of Shewanella piezotolerans WP3 DNA contains the following:
- a CDS encoding phosphotransferase enzyme family protein — MIDFIRQNVLSHFGEQMDNAKVSPLGNGHINHTFLVRSPVREFVLQKINTQVFTTPDALVSNADRISRHLTLKNQQQQYQLQVVSPEQTQTGMLAVDLGEDGFWRAINYLPHSHSVDVVSTEAHAEIAAKAFGHFSCSLSDLDAELIVDVIPNFHHLPGRIEQLSLAAANDSQGRLSVCQHWVDMVMAQTELLHELAEVEAKLPRRICHNDTKINNMLFDKRDMTSMAIIDLDTCMKGYLMYDFGDMVRTFCSPEEEDSTALDKVTVRESIFAAICNGYLGELAPVLSELERRSLWLGAKVMCLMIGVRFLTDHLNGDVYFHIHHQGHNLERAENQFTLYQSLLEQQDILSAYLN; from the coding sequence GTGATTGATTTTATAAGACAGAACGTTTTGTCGCACTTTGGTGAGCAGATGGATAATGCCAAAGTTTCACCATTAGGTAATGGCCATATAAACCATACTTTTCTTGTGCGGAGCCCTGTACGAGAATTTGTGCTGCAAAAAATCAACACTCAAGTCTTTACCACTCCCGATGCTTTGGTTAGTAATGCTGATAGGATCAGTCGCCATTTAACGCTAAAGAACCAGCAACAGCAGTACCAGTTGCAAGTCGTTTCTCCTGAGCAGACTCAGACAGGTATGCTTGCAGTTGATCTCGGTGAAGATGGTTTCTGGCGAGCGATTAATTATTTGCCCCACAGTCATAGTGTAGATGTTGTTAGTACCGAAGCTCATGCCGAAATTGCGGCTAAAGCCTTCGGTCACTTTTCCTGCTCACTAAGCGATCTTGATGCCGAGCTTATCGTTGATGTTATTCCAAACTTCCATCACCTTCCTGGTCGAATCGAACAGTTATCGCTTGCTGCAGCTAACGATAGCCAAGGACGACTGAGCGTTTGTCAGCACTGGGTTGATATGGTGATGGCGCAAACTGAACTACTGCACGAACTTGCTGAGGTTGAAGCAAAACTGCCACGCCGAATTTGCCATAACGATACCAAGATCAACAATATGCTGTTTGATAAGCGCGATATGACCAGTATGGCGATTATTGACCTTGATACTTGCATGAAAGGCTACTTGATGTATGACTTTGGTGACATGGTACGTACTTTCTGTAGCCCTGAAGAGGAAGACTCAACCGCATTAGATAAGGTTACAGTGCGCGAGTCTATCTTTGCCGCTATCTGTAATGGGTATTTGGGCGAGTTAGCCCCTGTGCTATCTGAGCTTGAACGTCGTAGCTTATGGTTAGGTGCCAAAGTCATGTGTTTAATGATCGGCGTGAGGTTTCTAACTGACCACCTAAACGGAGACGTTTATTTCCATATCCATCATCAGGGGCATAACCTCGAACGTGCTGAAAATCAATTCACTCTGTATCAGAGTTTGTTGGAACAACAGGATATATTAAGTGCCTACCTAAACTAG
- a CDS encoding NTP transferase domain-containing protein: MADLTLVILAAGLGSRFGGDKQLAGLGPNDETMLELSLRSAYKAGFTRAVLVIRPELAASLDLLLADKLPQGFHCDYCIQSLDDLPEAVTHYVDLAARKKPWGTAHALWSARKQVTGPMAVINADDYYGDSAFSLLAQGLVKSASDWMMVAYPIHLTLSENGGVNRGLCEVKNGKLVDVAEWLDIQSHANELVGTFAGKQQTIVSDALVSMTCWGFNADIFAVIEAQLTDFIIGYGREPKSECYLPSVVQARLQQNLTSEDTRNVNVSVAQESWYGVTYPEDANWVKQKLFEKLAAV, from the coding sequence ATGGCTGATTTAACCTTAGTGATTCTAGCAGCGGGTTTAGGCTCACGCTTTGGTGGTGACAAGCAGCTTGCGGGGTTGGGGCCAAATGACGAAACCATGCTGGAACTGTCGCTCCGTAGCGCTTACAAAGCGGGCTTTACTCGTGCTGTGTTAGTTATCCGCCCCGAACTTGCTGCCAGCTTAGATCTACTCTTAGCTGATAAATTACCACAGGGTTTCCATTGTGATTATTGCATTCAGTCACTGGACGACTTGCCAGAGGCGGTGACGCATTATGTTGATTTAGCAGCACGTAAAAAACCATGGGGTACAGCACACGCCCTATGGAGTGCGAGAAAGCAGGTTACGGGCCCTATGGCGGTGATTAATGCCGATGATTATTATGGCGATAGTGCATTTTCATTGTTAGCTCAAGGCCTTGTTAAAAGCGCTAGCGATTGGATGATGGTAGCCTATCCAATCCATTTGACCCTATCTGAAAACGGTGGTGTTAACCGTGGTTTGTGTGAAGTCAAAAACGGCAAACTTGTTGACGTTGCTGAGTGGCTAGATATTCAGTCTCATGCTAATGAGCTAGTTGGTACTTTTGCAGGTAAACAGCAAACCATTGTTAGTGATGCTTTAGTATCGATGACATGCTGGGGCTTTAACGCCGATATTTTTGCAGTGATTGAAGCGCAGCTAACTGACTTTATTATTGGGTATGGTAGAGAGCCTAAAAGTGAGTGCTACCTGCCTAGTGTCGTGCAAGCGAGATTACAGCAAAATCTTACAAGCGAAGACACACGTAATGTGAATGTCAGCGTGGCGCAGGAGTCTTGGTATGGTGTTACCTATCCTGAAGATGCTAACTGGGTTAAACAGAAATTATTTGAAAAATTAGCGGCAGTTTAA
- the rpoZ gene encoding DNA-directed RNA polymerase subunit omega: MARVTVEDAVNKIGNRFDMILVAARRARQIAVQGKDPMVEEENDKPTVIALREIELGLVTADTLDADERQTVREREAAEIAAVAAIAEGRNAI, translated from the coding sequence ATGGCTCGCGTAACTGTAGAAGACGCCGTAAACAAAATCGGCAACCGTTTTGATATGATTCTGGTTGCAGCGCGTCGTGCTCGCCAAATCGCCGTGCAGGGTAAAGACCCTATGGTTGAAGAAGAGAACGACAAGCCAACGGTTATCGCGCTACGCGAAATCGAACTAGGTTTAGTCACAGCTGATACTTTGGATGCCGATGAGCGCCAGACAGTTCGTGAACGTGAAGCAGCTGAAATTGCTGCCGTTGCTGCCATCGCTGAAGGCCGTAACGCTATATAA
- a CDS encoding acetyl-CoA hydrolase/transferase family protein, giving the protein MAPIICSSARQAVSLIESGETLWTHSMGATPTLLLNALAEHALTKHDLTLLQLHTECAESLSDEKLIGHLRHRCYFGGLPTRSLLQQGDADYVPIFLSEVPKLFRSGEQAIDTAIIQVSPPDKHGICSLGISVEATLAACQVAKKIIAHINPQMPRTHGDGFIHYDKFAAVFEQSMALPQHPLAASDEVSLAVGKNVAKLVRDGDCLQMGIGAIPDAVLSCLTEHENLGVHTELFSDGVLNLIEQGVITNRCKKVHPGKIVTGFALGSQRLYDYVDDNPSVIFMDIEQVNDTSIIRKNPNMMAINSALQVDISGQICADSLGTKIYSGVGGQMDFIRGAGLSDGGRSVIALPSTAARGSVSRISTVLSPGAGVVTTRAHVHYIVTEYGIANLRGKSLRERARDLIAIAHPDFREQLRRETFDVWGLTV; this is encoded by the coding sequence ATGGCTCCAATTATCTGCAGTAGTGCGAGACAAGCTGTGTCTTTAATCGAAAGTGGTGAAACACTTTGGACCCATTCTATGGGGGCAACCCCAACACTGTTACTTAATGCTCTTGCTGAGCACGCGCTGACTAAACATGACTTAACCTTGTTACAATTGCACACTGAATGTGCGGAGTCTTTGAGTGATGAAAAGCTTATAGGGCATCTGCGACATCGTTGTTACTTTGGTGGTTTGCCAACACGATCATTGCTGCAGCAAGGGGACGCTGACTATGTACCGATCTTCCTTTCCGAAGTACCCAAATTATTTCGTTCTGGAGAGCAAGCTATTGATACTGCCATTATTCAAGTATCGCCACCTGATAAACATGGGATCTGTTCTTTAGGGATCTCAGTAGAGGCCACGCTGGCAGCCTGTCAAGTGGCGAAGAAAATCATTGCTCATATCAATCCACAAATGCCGCGTACCCATGGCGATGGTTTTATCCATTATGATAAATTCGCCGCGGTATTTGAGCAGAGCATGGCGTTACCTCAGCACCCACTAGCAGCGAGTGATGAAGTCAGTCTGGCTGTTGGTAAAAATGTTGCCAAGCTAGTGCGTGACGGAGATTGCCTGCAGATGGGAATAGGCGCCATTCCAGATGCGGTGCTCTCATGTTTAACTGAGCATGAAAACCTTGGAGTACACACTGAATTATTCTCTGATGGAGTGCTTAATCTAATTGAACAAGGGGTGATCACTAATCGCTGTAAAAAAGTACATCCGGGCAAGATTGTCACTGGTTTTGCACTAGGAAGTCAGCGACTCTACGATTATGTTGATGATAATCCATCGGTAATTTTTATGGATATTGAACAGGTTAACGACACCTCGATAATACGTAAGAACCCCAATATGATGGCGATAAACTCGGCCCTACAGGTGGATATTTCAGGGCAGATCTGCGCTGACTCTTTAGGCACTAAAATATACTCTGGCGTGGGTGGGCAGATGGACTTTATCCGCGGAGCTGGTTTATCTGATGGGGGGCGCTCGGTCATAGCGTTGCCTAGTACTGCTGCTCGGGGCTCGGTATCTCGAATATCGACGGTGTTATCGCCTGGTGCTGGAGTGGTTACGACTCGCGCGCATGTGCACTATATTGTCACTGAATACGGTATTGCCAACTTAAGAGGCAAGTCCTTGCGTGAAAGGGCGCGTGATTTAATTGCCATTGCGCATCCCGACTTTAGAGAGCAATTACGGCGCGAGACTTTCGATGTTTGGGGCTTAACAGTATAA
- the gmk gene encoding guanylate kinase, translating to MTARGNLFIVSAPSGAGKSSLISALLKDQPADMQVSVSHTTRQPRPGEEHGQHYHFVNQDEFKSLIAENAFFEWAEVFGNYYGTSRVTIEHTLAKGIDVFLDIDWQGAQQVKKVMPESIGIFILPPSRAELERRLTGRGQDSQEVIAGRMAQAVSEMSHYNEYDFILVNDDFDKAQSDLLAIIHSQRLTTASQIHTQNDMIKDLLAD from the coding sequence ATGACTGCACGCGGAAATCTATTTATCGTTTCAGCGCCAAGTGGCGCAGGTAAATCATCACTGATATCAGCTCTTTTGAAAGACCAACCCGCTGATATGCAAGTGTCTGTGTCGCATACCACCCGCCAACCTCGTCCAGGTGAAGAGCATGGTCAGCACTATCACTTTGTTAATCAAGATGAGTTTAAAAGCCTAATTGCTGAAAATGCTTTTTTTGAATGGGCAGAGGTTTTTGGTAATTACTACGGCACTTCACGAGTTACCATTGAGCATACATTGGCAAAAGGTATCGACGTATTTCTCGATATTGATTGGCAAGGCGCTCAGCAAGTGAAAAAAGTGATGCCTGAATCCATCGGTATTTTCATTCTTCCCCCTTCACGTGCTGAGCTAGAGCGCCGTCTTACTGGGCGTGGCCAAGATAGCCAAGAAGTGATTGCAGGCCGGATGGCACAAGCTGTTTCAGAGATGTCGCACTATAATGAGTATGATTTTATTTTAGTGAACGATGATTTCGACAAAGCGCAGAGCGATCTTTTAGCTATCATTCATAGCCAAAGATTAACCACTGCTAGCCAAATTCATACGCAAAATGATATGATTAAAGATCTGTTGGCAGACTAA